One region of Oryza sativa Japonica Group chromosome 5, ASM3414082v1 genomic DNA includes:
- the LOC4339451 gene encoding probable WRKY transcription factor 50: MAAVGAHAAVYHHPVSGLSAPAGDAAYSMSSYFSHGGSSTSSSASSFSAALAAATTPPLPDPSGSQFDISEFFFDDAPPAAVFNGAPTAALPDGAAANATRSAAEAVPAPAPAAVERPRTERIAFRTKSEIEILDDGYKWRKYGKKSVKNSPNPRNYYRCSTEGCNVKKRVERDKDDPSYVVTTYEGTHNHVSPSTVYYASQDAASGRFFVAGTQPPGSLN; the protein is encoded by the exons ATGGCGGCAGTCGGCGCGCACGCAGCGGTCTACCACCACCCGGTCTCGGGCCtctcggcgccggcgggcgacGCCGCCTACTCGATGTCATCGTACTTCTCCCACGGGGGAAGCTCGACCTCCAGCTCCGCGTCCAGCttctccgccgccctcgccgccgcaacgacgccgccgcttcccgaCCCGTCGGGGTCGCAGTTCGACATCTCCGAGTTCTTCTTCGACGACGCGCCTCCGGCCGCCGTGTTCAATGgcgcgcccaccgccgcgctGCCGGATGGCGCCGCCGCAAACGCAACAAG gagcgcggcggaggcggtgccggcgccggcgccggcggccgtggAGAGGCCGCGGACGGAGCGGATCGCGTTCCGGACGAAGTCAGAGATCGAGATTCTTGACGACGGCTACAAGTGGCGCAAGTACGGCAAGAAGTCCGTCAAGAACAGCCCCAACCCAAG GAACTACTACCGGTGCTCGACGGAAGGGTGCAACGTGAAGAAGAGGGTGGAGCGGGACAAGGACGACCCGAGCTACGTGGTGACGACGTACGAGGGGACGCACAACCACGTGAGCCCCAGCACGGTGTACTACGCCAGCCAGgacgccgcctccggccgcttCTTCGTCGCCGGCACGCAGCCGCCAGGTTCTCTCAATTAA